Within Lytechinus pictus isolate F3 Inbred chromosome 19, Lp3.0, whole genome shotgun sequence, the genomic segment GTAGCTTTGTAGGGGCAGCGAAATTAAGCAGAAAAGAGGTAATTCAGTGTCATCAGAGTATGTATGTTTATTGATGTGCGAACTACAAGAATCATGATTACGTTttgtcttccttttttcaaaaaataaattaaaagttataaaataataattaacattatttcGTGGAGTTTTCAGTatccataaaaaatattaaaattgaacaaacgaaaaaaaatcaactctacaatttaCCAAAAAAGTGCGCTGAGTGAGGGGTGGGGCttaagtggtcacaaaatctgagcggagtggaccttcctaaaagcaacacgcttgtgtgttgctgccctctacgttcgttgctttccatcctatgctgagcgcgtaaatttactactcgcgcatataatacaaaagcgcgctaaaaagataagaactaaataccgtgtttacacttaatcggcatttggttctgaaccaattgccgatgcagaatcggcatttggattgcgtttacacgttgttacagctcgcggttcagaaccgcgagccgatgcaaaaacctgaaatgatacgcatacctacaatatacgtcataataaagacaacgctggatcagtgcgcttacaattacgtcacaatggtaaagtaattgaaatgcgcacaaattgccggtgcagagtcggctttctgtttacacgtagtaaaaaagccgattctgcatcggctcgcggttcagaacctactactttggtggtgcaaattgccggttctgaaccgcgagccgattcaagttgctcgcgtttacacgctatgaaaaagccgatgctgaatcggctcgcggttcagaaccgcgagccgattcaaatgccgattaagtgtaaacacggtaaaaatgaagataagtggtattctgaaaacgttcttatcttttttctttcttatctttcacgacatttaagataatatttaagatagctagagggttatcacatctcacgATGTCCGCGTTTTTTCTTGCTCAAAATCGATAGCCACTAGTAGTAACAAGTACCCACAAGTATTCCTCCCACCCTTTCTTTaattcaccctttattttgcccgTCTCTTCTTTTCtatcccttctttctttctttctttcttttcttttatttattttctctttttcttcctttctatctgtctgtctttcttcttttctttcattcttcaattatatcttttgttttattctgtttgaatcttttatttttttttcttttgctttgtttcatttatacttcatctttcttcatttttattttctcttttcgttttatctctttctttttttctttactgaGTCTTTATTACtgctttcccccttttttcttcctttcctttctttttcctttttctttctttcttcctttatttatttctttcttccttcatttatttgtaatgtttttggcccgaattcacaaaggtcgactaaagttatacccgGGGTATAAAACGCGTCATTTGACGTCATTTTAATACATGGACTAAAGTTAGCACCTACATGTAGGTGCTAACTTTTgcgattcacaaaggtggactaaagttataccggggTATAAAACGCGTCATTTGACGTCACGATTTAGTCAGCTCTTTGGGGTGGACTAAATCGGTGGGTTAGAGTTAGTCCAATGTTTTAACCAATCAGAGAGCAGCATTGCGGTTGCGGAAAAGTTTGCTGcaagaaaaaagtttttttgaCAGAGACGAGATTCGGTGTGATCGGCTTATCTAAAGCTTCAAATTTCACGACTTCGACCGAGGTTGTAAgtaaattacataattttttggaGCTTAAATCATGATGGAGCCTTCAGTTCCATCTGTAACTATTATTGATAGCTTTAACTTTCCAAAAAGTATACTCGAAAACTTGAAATGGTATCTGAACCATTGTTATCGTCGCGTCTCTTAGCTGCTCAGTCCCAGCCATGTACTTTTGTGTGCGGTCATATCTATGAGCAGTGCAGTGCGAGACGCAATTAGCGTACACTACATAGGCCAGGTACATGTAGGCGTGATTGAAACTAAGGCCGATACTATTTACTAGTTATGTCAGGCAGTGATTTTGAGTGATTTTCGATTTCGTGtgattttcatggaatttttgTTGTCCACGATACCCCTGGCCCTGCCAACACAATCTACTGTGCATCTAATTTTGTCTGAAGCAAGGCCAAGACAAGGGCAAGTCAAGTCCAGGAGTCTCAGGAGAGCAgcaatacaaatattttttttaaacactacAATATAGAGCCGGTCTAACTTACACATTCTACTCTGGGCTGGCTTTGTCTTGGCTTGGATAGATGGTCAAGCTATGAAGCTTACCTGGTAGCCATGTTAGAgttagtcctacaacatcgttggagtaaaaaatattttaataagggTCAACTCTAACTTAAGGCTAAGCcctgattaaattatttttggaaaaaaatattttaaaaagattgGGTTTCTACTCACCGCTGTTTACTCCAACAGCTATAAATGAGCTGATTTTACTTTTACTAAAACTAAGTTTTACTGACCTTCGGCATCGCATTTGCGATCACTTATAGATTTACGGTGTcgtcaaaacattaaaaaataatggaaatcctAGGCCTAATTGATAATTTGAGTAGATCTAACTGAGGTCTAACTTTGAAAATCTCTCTTTTGGGGGTTATTTTCTCTACCCCACCCtctttgtttcaatttttttttcacaaggtGTCCCAATGTTAAATTCACATGAGACCACAGACAAGTGCATTTGATCTTTAGTCCTCTACATCTGTAGTAGACcgaaaaatatgtttatttctttCAGGGATATGCTCCCCTGAGATTTCATGTGGCTCCGCAGCATCCCGtcctgccaaaaaaaaaatcagaaaatgttgagaaaaaaaaatcagaaaatgttgaaagaCTCCTCTGAAACAGCGGATTTTATCAATCtacatttgtttattatttttttctttgatttaccTTGACATTGCAGTAtgattgatgaataaatatttttttcattattttttatcttccATATCAGCAACAGACCATACATACTCGGCAGATTGTGCTCAATCAAGACAAGGCAAACATGGCTCACAATTTTGAACTGCTGTGCTGTCTTGCAAGAGAGTGAGGTATGCCTtatcaattcatatttaaaaaaaataaatgtcattaaaatggccttttttaataaaatattatttctggGATTTGAATTCATCATGTAATTGTAAATGTATCATGTGACATGTatgttacttttttattattgtcatagtaattgacaaaaaagaagagggggggaACCTTGCTTGTGTGTTattaacatatatatttgtCTACTGGTCACTAGGCTTGTTGATCTCCAATTAATCCTGacattttgttgaatatttatttaaaagagagaaagaaaacattGTCAGTCTGATGAATGCCCGGGGGGgtagaaaaaaagttttaatgaGACTTTGATGaagattcatgaaaatatgttattcgAAAGTCACTCGCAAGCAATAACCTCTATTTGTGTAAACAAAGTTCCATAAAATTAGTGCCTTGCCTTCATTATTAAAGCCAATTGAAAGTGATTCAGTTAATCAGTTTTCATAGAAGCATCTCTAAGACGTGCATGGTttgatcaatgatgatgatcagcaACAATTGGCAGGGTTTTTTCTTCACTGTTACAAGTAGGTAAATAGAGAAGCTACTCATGTCAATTAGAATTTTTATCCTATCTTTTTTTTAGGATTTCTGTATAATCTTTCACATTCTGTTCCtcattttaaacacttttgaattaaatgaaattcaaagagTAAATTACCCATTCATGGTGACTCTTCAACACAATCTTTCAACTTCCATGCAGATTCAGCAACACATAGAAAGACCACAGCATGGATTAAGAGACAGGAAGAATCCATTTGAATACTTCGAGGATGAACCTCTCAGAGTGGGGTACCAACAGAGAGAACCACACATTGCCTGTCATGTTACAGGTTTTGACAGGACTTTGTTTTATGCCATTGGTGAGTTTTCATGTGCGAACTATAAAGCAGAGggtaattggggggggggggtcaaattatgTTCTATGAAAGTAATTTTCCAGGCCAAAAATGATgagattttgataaagaacaattcGACTAGCAAAAACCATCAATATCGGATGGAGAATTATGAATTGATTCAGTTTTACATAACTTGGGGGAAACAGTTCTGTGTATCTCATATGCAAtattcatatccccacttgttcgcTAGTGATCtgaaattataatcattaatttttccTCCCAGAGTGTAAAAATGGGATTGACTGCTGATTATATATTTAAGATAGTTATTGcgagttcagaataatgtaaggTTCAAGGATTTGAAGTATCTAgtcatgaaaattaagttttatgttttgcttagcatgcagattttccattgagtaattgtcgccagagcaaatatcatggaaccATTGTACATTCATGTGTggaaaatgtgtggatgtgacatCCTCAGGCTATTTCttgcatattcatgataaaatgcacatgttttcaagaaataattaatgcaaaacctaatattcattattagtcatccaaattgtatgatttttgtttctgcTTTCAGCCAGGAGTACTAGTAACTCCTTACAGGGGAGGGGgagtgttgggggtatttcacAGAAAGGTTTTTGTCGGAATGAAACATGTAACCCTTTGGGTTGGAAATAGGTggggattttatttttctctcattttttacaATGAAGCAACATGTTTTAATACAAATATGTCATATTCAAGTGGGAAATTATCATGAAGGATGATTTATaaccacccaaaaaaaaaatattggtatgtCATTTCAGCTTAACAGAGATATTCTCCATTTTGCATGGATTGTTATTgcagtagatttttttttttatgaatcgAAGAAAAATCTCTTTAAGCAGTTCCAGTGCATCATAAACATCAGGTCATAACAGAAGCACAATGTTTGCAAACGTAAATGGTAAAGTATCAATTGGCTTTCATATCAATAAACCAATTACATAACAGCACTTATCATTCGATAATTAAAGGTACCTCATGCAAGCAGAGGAAGCAACTATATCACAGTCATCCGTGTGCAGAATCATCAAAGATTTTTCTGACGCAATAAGCAAGGAGTAACAGTTAATGAAGTTTCCGATGACGAGAAATTCAAACCATCCAGCGACAATTTGATGATTGCTACAGGTTTCCAAGAGTCATAGGTGCTATTGATTGGGGCCAATCCGGGCCATGTCGGCATCAGGAGTCCTGATGGGGAACAAGCCCTGTACTGAGCAGGAAGAACTTCTGTAAATGTATAGGTTGGTATACTCAGTTTTCAATGTGATATTCTCTGTATTCAACACCTACTAGTGGTATGTGataatgaaggaaaaatatTTTGGCCCCTACATACTGTCTTTTATCAAGTTTCAATCTTGTTGTTGGTCaaattttcttgtaattttatactcttaatatgtgaaataagacaattttaaagatttcactgaagaaaaaatatagataatctgCTAACTTTCCTATTGCAggagaaatgaaaaatagaaaaaaatgcattttgcttATTCAGGTAAAGGAGGTATTATTTGCTTGATCAATGAAGATATATTTCCAGAAAGAATACCGAAGAGCAAATtttctaatattcattttgttttgatccTTATTGCAGGTGTCTGTTGCTCCCCTCTTTGATGAATTCCTGCCGCATTATGTTGTCAATAGAAAAGGATGATGTGCTACGGGTATTAAGCATTCCATTGGATTATCTGTGCATGAAAGTGGACACTTGTGATAAAAATATGGTAGCTTGGTTGATAGGATGTATTCATGCATTCCGATTTATTATTAGTGATCAAATGACCATCttgctttttaaaaaccaaagttcacaacatttttcttgtttgacaAAAGGTTTGGGTAAATTCCAGGATATAAATGACACACATGATGGGCTAAAGGACCTTTTGATGTTCGCCTTTgaagccgccagtttcagtaaagaaatccgaggggtgaaattttacgaatatcCATGTCCATTAGAATATCCATTCTaatgtggtcggtggaatattgttgttcattattgtgccagatgagtgcccgaATATGCCCAGAcgagcaaatttgagtcatatttcaggacatattgcatgtttttttttcgcatgtctccgaattatgtactaccatggacctatgaagagatggacgattaacgcgagcaaTTCTTTGgtccaatgatagtcaccgtcgcCTGGTTATGCACATCTTAATGAGCacatacaggtgttgtaacaatagcaattaccatgactaccaagacGTATCTGATCACCcaaagacggaacagtttcccggtcttgatttttgttggctgataccttgtttcagcatgtgcctttcagtcaacATGCTTCATATTTGGAGCAGCAAACTTGAAAAGCAGACGatctttatgatataaaatatgatattattcgatccgctaactaccgctcacacataaggaCTTCAATAACATTGAGAGACACACGATctataaatgttatgtaccacgtatatctggaatattatggagaaacttgggaaaattaaattttaaatggtaaacaatcaatcacaatattgcctctatattacaatatgaagacatttccccaaataaaacacatggaactaagattaccaaaggtaaaaaagaactgcacatcgattttccATGATTTAAGTGATTTGTTGTCTATTtcgcatataatttgtgaaatataaatgtccagTCACGAACTG encodes:
- the LOC135157596 gene encoding uncharacterized protein LOC135157596; the encoded protein is MLLSANNHDPHGSATTNDDQFNRPYILGRLCSIKTRQTWLTILNCCAVLQESEIQQHIERPQHGLRDRKNPFEYFEDEPLRVGYQQREPHIACHVTGFDRTLFYAIGTSCKQRKQLYHSHPCAESSKIFLTQ